Below is a window of Spelaeicoccus albus DNA.
GAGAAGATCGGCGTCGCGGAATCGACCGTCTCGGTCCGGCTGCGTCGGTTGATCTCCGCGGGCGTGTTGCGCGGATTCCGGGCCGACATCGACGTGAGTACCTTCCAGACGGCCCTGCAAGCCATGATCGCCGTCCGGCTCCGTGCGCACGACGGTTCGCACGTACACAGCTTTCAGCAGGCCGCCCCGGGATGGCCCGGCGTCATCACGATGTTCCACACCGGCGGTGCCGACGATTACCTGCTGCACGTGATCGTCAAAGACTCGGCCGGGCTGCGCGATTTCGTGCTGCAATACCTGATCGGGCATCCGGCGGTTTTGCACACCGAGACCAACGTGATTTTCGACAGGGTCGACGGCGACGGCCTGGCTGCCGTGATCGGCTAGGGTGATGCCGATGCGACAGTTCCGGCCGACCGCTCATCGCGGCGGAGCCGCTCTCGACGCCAATTTAGGCATCGAGAATACGGTGCGCGCGTTCATGAATGCCCGCAACCTCGGATACACCTATCTGGAGACCGACGTCCGCACCAGCTGCGACGGCGTCCCGTACGTGCTGCACGATGCGGAGCTGACCCGGATGACCGGCATGCCCGGGCTGCTGTCGGAGACGACGTCGCGTGCGCTGGACGACGTGCTGGTGGCCGGGCGCGAACCCCTCCCCCGTCTTGAAGCAGTTCTGACCGAGCTGCCGGATTGCCATTTCAACATCGATTTGAAGGACGACGGCGCACCCCGCCGCGTTGCGGACGTGCTGACCCGTACCGGCGCGGCAAGCCGGGTCACCGTGGCTTCGTTCGACAATCGGCGGCTGCGGTTGTTCCGGCGTCTGATGCCGGACGTCGCCACGTCGGCCTCGACCCGCGAGACGGCGCTGTTCGTCCTGGGCACCCTCCCCCGCCTTCGCCGGAGCGCGGTGGACGGCGGCGCGACCCGCCTCCAGCTGCCGCTGGACTACTCGGGCCTCCGCGTGGTCACTCGCCGGCTCGTTGAGCGGGCTCACCTCGCCGGGCTGGCCGTTGACGTGTGGACAATTGACGACCCGGCAGTCATGAACGAGCTGATTGACCTGGGCGTCGACGGCATCGTGTCGGACGCCGTCGATGTTTTACGGGACGTGGCGGCAGCCCGCGAGCTTTGGCCAACCGGAGCCTGAACCGATAGACTGCCGTGTTGCACCGGAACAAACGCCGGGAGTCGCGCGTTGTCCGAGTGAAGACTTTTCCGCCGCGGATCGCGGCATCATCGATGAGAGGGTAAAGCATGAGCGAGCGCAGCCTCCGAGGGACACAGCTTGGCTCCAGGAGCTTGGAGTCCGATGCCGGCGTTGAGCCGGCACCACGTCAGATTGCCGAATACGTGTGTGCGGACGGCAGCACGTTCACCGTGCCGTTCTCGGTCGAAGCGGATATTCCGCAGACCTGGGAATCGGGCACCAGCGGCCACGGCATCCTCAAGGGGACGCAAGAGGCCGGCGCCGATGACGAGAAGCACGTGCGCACCCACTGGGACATGCTGCTCGAGCGGCGCAGCCCCGAAGAATTGCAGGCGCTTCTGGACGAGCGGCTGGAACTCTTGCACGCCGGCCGACTGCACCAGAGCCCGGCTACCGGCGAGAGCAAGGAATCGGCAAAGAAACCCGCCAAGCGCAAGGCCAAGAAGTAGCAGGTCTTAATTCTTCCGGCGTCGGTTTGCCGCACGCCGCAACGGGCTCGTCAGCGATTTCAGCTGGCGGGCCCGTTGTCGTATCGCCCACGCCGTCGTCAAGACGAAAGCCTCGCCCACTATGGCGCCGGTCATCTTGGAGGTGCCGTATTCTCGTTCGACGAACGTGATGGGCACCTCGGCGATGGCGAACCCGGCAAGCCTGCTGAGCCATGCCATGTCCACCTGGAAGCAATAGCCCTGCGACGAGATGGTGTCGAGGTCGAGCGCCTCGAGCACGCTGCGCCGGTAGGCGCGGAAGCCGGCAGTGGCGTCGTGCAGTCCGATTCCCATGGCCACCCGCACATACGTGTTCGCCGACCGGGACAGCAGCTGGCGACGCCGGGGCCAATTGACGACGCGTCCGCCCGGCACCCACCGCGACCCCAGTACGACGTCCGCGCCGGCAGTGATCGTGTCCAGCAGCCGCGGGAGATCCTCGCTGCGGTGTGAACCGTCGGCGTCCATTTCGACGAACACGTCGTAATCGTGCCCGAGCCCCCAGCGGAAGCCGGCGATATAGGCGTTGCCGAGCCCGGACTTGCGATGCCGGTGCAGTACGAAGACACGGTCGGAATCCGCGGCGAGTGAATCGGCGATCCGTCCGGTGCCGTCGGGAGAATTGTCGTCGACGATGAGGATGTCGATCTCGCGGTCGCCGTCCAGGAGTGCGGTCACCGATGTCGGCAGGGAACGGCGTTCGTTATACGTCGGCATGACGACGAGCGTGCGGCTGCCGGGAACGGTCATCGGGCCCGCCTTAGTGTCACACTGGTCCGATCCGGTGCGGCCTTCGGGCCGAAAAGCTGCTGCAATTCGTTTTCTACTGACCGCCCGGATCGGACCATGTGCGACAAATCGGTCGTGATGACCAAGTACGAACCTACCTGTTGGTACGGTGGTGTCAATCCCGCTCTGACCAGGGACGATGCACGTTTGCGCTGGTCAGACGCACGCTCTGTCGGTGAATATTTCGTAAACCTTCGGCGTGTCCCGTGGCGTGTCGCGATTTTCGTGCTAGCGACTGTCGTCGGTCTCACGCGCTTCGACCCTGTTCGGACATGTGGACCCGCCGACCGCGGCGCACCGTCGACAAGCACGTGGGGCGGAACTCCGGATCGGCCAGGTCCGGCAGGCCCGGCGTGCCGGAGCGCGGATCGGTGCTCCAGGCGGCGATCCGCTCGTCGGCGACCTGTACCAGCAGATCGGTCGGCGCCCAGATCGTGAACGTGGCCTGCGCTCCGGGCACCAGCGCGCCGTCCCCCGGCCCGCCGGCGACGCGTCGGCCGCCGCGGGTGTGGGCAGTGAACGCGGCACGGGCGGAAATTCGCTCATTCGGGTCGTCGGCGAATACTGCAGCGCGCACCGACCCCCACGGATCCGGCGCACCGTCCGTGCCGGCCGCTCCGAACGCAACCGGAATGCCCGCCTTGATCATGCTGCCGATGCGCGCCTCGCCGTCGCCGGGCCGGACGCCGACCGACAGCCTGCGCGAATTCATCTCGGCGATCATGTCGTCGGAGGCGGCGTGCGCGATATCGACGCGGTGGCCGGCCGCAGCAAGCCGGGCTCGGCCGGCAGACTCGGCAGCCGCATCGTACCCGGCAAGCACACGGGCCAGCTGTCCATCGTCCGCCGCCGTGAAGCGGGCTTGCAAGCCGGCCGACGTGGCGGCCGCGATCTGAGCGGCGATGTCACCGTCGTCTCCGACCTCAGCGGCAAAACCGGTCAGCCACGGCGCGGCGTCCTTCCACTCGTCGGCTTCGGCGGCGGTAGACACCTGCGCGGCAATATAGACTGCCGTATCGGATTCCTCGTCGGGCGCGAACCGCTCGACGTCGTCCGCGCCGACCGTGATGTGAACCGCCGCGACGCCGCGGGCGGCACCGGCCGAGGCGGCGTCGGGCGCCGAGCCGTCCGCCAGGGCGTCCACGAACGCCGGCGTCACCAGCGCGCCGTCCAGCTCCACCACCTCCGCGCTGTCGCCGACGGCGCGCGCCGCCTCGTCCGATCCGACCCACGCCACCGAATCGCCGTCGATGAGCATGGCCGTGGCAAAGGGATCGGCCGGCGAATACACATCGCCGCCCAGAAAGAGAGTCTTGTGCATGTCCTCCAGTTTGCCGTGCCGCGCCGTCATGCGCTGCACCCGGTGGCCCATCTCACGTCCGTGAGTCGTGACGGGGCCGGCGCCGACCGAACGGGGATGAGAAATGTCGGTGCCGCCCGATAGAGTCGACGCATGACCGAAGACCCCGCGGCGCCGTCGCTACTCGTGCTGGACACCCCGGCGCTTTATTACCGGGCGTTTTATGCGATGCCCTCGTCGATCACGACCGACGACGGGCAGCCGGTGGGCGCCGTGCGCGGCCTGCTCGACATGATTGCGCACCTCATCGGAACCTACGGCGGGTCACATGTGCTCGCCTGTTGGGACGACGATTGGCGGCCGCAGTTCCGAGTCGACCTCGTCCCCTCGTACAAGGCCCACCGGGTCACCGAGGACGGCCAGGAGACGCCGCCGGAGCTGTTGGCGCAGCTGGACTGGATCCGCACGGCGTTGCGCGCGGCGGACATCCCGGTGGCGGGCGTGCCCGGCTACGAGGCGGACGACGTGATCGCATCGCTTGTCACGGCAGCAGCCGGCGACAAAGTGGTAGTCACCGGCGATCGCGACTTGTTCCAGCTGGTCGATGACGACGTCAACGTCGTCTATCCGGGCAAATCGATCCGCGAAGCCACCCGCATCGATCCGACGATCTTGCGCGACGAGTACTCGGTCGCATCCGGCACGGCGTACGCCGTGATGGCGACGTTGCGCGGCGATCCGTCCGACGGATTGCCCGGCGTGGCCGGCGTCGGCGCCAAAACCGCTGCCAAGCTCGTGGACGCGTTCGGCGATCTCGACGGCATCATCGATGCCGCGGCCGATCCGGTCAAACCGATGACCCCCCGTATCGCTGCGGCGATCGAGCAATCGGCCGATGACCTGCGCCGGGCGTACCGGGTCGTCACGACCGTCAAAGACCTTCCGGTGTCATCGTGGGTCGACGGCGCCGGCGCGCCGGTCGCCGGCGCATTCGATACGGCCGCCGACCGGTCGGCGGCGCTGACCTGGGCGAAGCCGCTACGTGTCGATTCGAGCTTGAGTCGGCTTCTTGCCGCTCGCGACCGCGCTGCCGCCGACGGGGCCGCCGACAACAGGGAGCAATCATGATCTCGAACCAGATCAGCTGGACTGCGGGCGCATTGCTGGCCTTCGATTTGGAGACGACGGGCGTGGACCCCGCCACCGCCCGCATCGTGACGGCGACCGCTGCCGAGCTCGGCCCGGGACCCGATCCGTTGACCCGGGCAATCACCGACACCCGTGAATGGCTCGTCGACCCGGGCATCGACATTCCGGAATCTGCCGTGGCCATCCACGGCATCACGTCGGCGCGTGCGCGGGCGGAGGGCATGCCGGCGGCCGCCGCGCTGCAGCAGATCATTGACCGGATCGGTCAGGCTGCTCGACAGGGAATCCCGGTGGTCGGGCACAATGTCAGTTACGATCTGACGGTGCTGCACGCCGAAGCGCTTCGCTGGCACCTGGATCCACCGAACCCACAGAAAGGCACCCTAGGGTGGGTGATAGACACCCTAGTGATGGACAAACACATGGATCGATTCCGCCGAGGAAAACGTACTCTCGAGGTCACGGCCGCGCATTACGGCGTGCCGTTGACGAACGCCCACGACGCGACGTCGGATGCCGTTGCCGCAGCCCGTGTCGCCGCCGTCCTGGGCCACCGTTACCCCGATTTGGCCGGACACACCGCCGAACAGCTGCACGCGCTGCAAGCCGACTGGAAACGGGAACAAGCGGCGAGCCTGCAATCGTATTTGCGTCGGCACAACCCCGACGCCGTCGTCGACGGTGCCTGGCCGGTGACCCTCTGATGGCCGTCGGCACCTTGTTCTCCCGATTGCTGAACCGCCCGGGCGCTGCGGCCAGCAGCAGCTTCCGGTGGGCGCACGCCGCATTGAAGCAGATCGGCGACGCGGAGAAAGAGCTGAAGAAACTCAGCGACGATGAATTGCGCGACGCTGCCGGCGACGTGTACGGCGACGGCGAACCGACGCGCGCCCAACACATCGAATTCGTCGGCATCGCCCGCGAAGCCGGGCGGCGCGCGCTCGATGAACGCGCATTCGATACGCAGATCCTCGGCACGCTCGGACTCTTATCGGGCCACGTGGTCGAAATGGCCACCGGCGAAGGCAAGACTCTTGCCGGCGCGATGGCCGCCGCCGGGTGGGCGTTGGCCGGCCGCAGTGTGCATGTGCTCAGCGTCAACGACTATTTGGCCGGGCGCGACCGCGAGTGGATGCTGCCGCTGCACGAAATGCTCGGCGTCGCAACCGATTCGATCGATCAGAACACTCCTGCCGATGACAGGCAGCGAGCCTACGCCGCCCCGATCTGTTATGCGGCCGTCAATGAGGTCGGCTTCGACCTGCTGCGCGATCGCTTCATCGAACGCGACGCCGACCAACGCATCGAAGAATTCGACGTCGTCCTTGTCGATGAGGCCGATTCGATCCTCATCGACGAGGCGCGCGTGCCGCTCGTTTTGGCCGGCAGCACGAACACCGAAGCGTTCGACGCCGAACTTCCGCGGATCATCGCGGAGCTGGATCCCGACGTGCATTACGAGGTCAGCCCCGACAACCGAGCGGTCAGCTTGACCGGAGCCGGCCTGGACGCCGTCGAAGAACGACTGGGCGGTATCGACCTTTACGGCGACGATTCCGACCGTCTTTCAGCCGTCAACATAGCGTTGTATGCGCACGCCCTGGTCCACCGCGACGTCGACTATCTGGTGGTTGACGGGCAGATCCGGCTCGTCAGCGATTCTCGCGGCCGCGTGGCGCAGTTGCAACGTTGGCCGGACGGGCTTCAAGCGGCTGTCGAAGCGAAAGAAGAAGTCAGCGCGACGGCCAGCGGCGAGATCCTCGACTCGATCACCGTCGAAGAGCTGATCAACTCCTACCGCAGCATTTGCGGCATGACGGGGACGGCGGTTGCCGTCGGCGAGGACTTGCGCGAGTTCTACGGGCTCGAGATCGCCGTCATCGATCCGAACGTGCCGTGCGTGCGCGACGACGAAGAGGATCGGATCTACGCCACCACCGCGGCCAAGGACAAGGCGCTCATCTCCGAAGTCCGCAAGCACCACCGACTCGGCAGGCCCGTTCTGATCGGCACGCGCAGCGTGGCCGATAGTGAACGGCTTGCCGAACAGTTGACGTCCCGGCGAATCGACGTCGAGGTGCTCAACGCGAAAGACGACAAGCGCGAGGCCGAGATCATCGCCAAAGCCGGCGCCAAGAGTGCCGTGACCGTGTCGACGCAAATGGCCGGGCGCGGCACGGACATCCGTCTTGGCGGCGACGAAGTCGTCGACTTGGGCGGCCTCGTCGTGATCGGCGCGGGACGCTACCACAGCTCCCGGCTCGACGATCAGCTGCGCGGCCGGTCCGGTCGGCAAGGCGACCCGGGCAGTTCGGTCTTCTTCACCAGCCTCGACGACGACTTGTTCCGGCGCGTGCCGGAAGCGTCCAGGCTCGCGGACGCCGCCGACGAGAGCGGCCGTGTCACGCACCGCCGTGCCGCGCCGCTGTTGGAGCACGCGCAACGGATTCTGGAAGGCGAGAACACGGCAATCCACCGCGACACGTGGCGGTTCAATCAGTTGGTGCAAAAGCAGCGATCGCTTGTGCTCGATAAGCGCGAGGGCATTCGCCATGACGGGGTTGGCCAAAGCGAAGTGATTGAGGGCGCCCGCGATTCGATAGTCGACGACGCGATCGAGGAATTCGGCGAAGCGGCAGTGCACGCCGGACTGCGCGACGCGCTACTGTTCCATCTGGACGAGCGGTGGGTCGAGCACTTGGAATTCCTGAACGATCTTCGCGAAGGCATCCACTTGCGCAGCTTGGCCCGGGAAAAGCCGCACGAGGCGTTCAACATCGAGTCCATCAAGGCGTTTGAAACGTTTTGGCCCGATGTCCTCTCCTCGACGATCGACACCGTGAACAACGCGGAATTCAACGAGAACGGCATCGACCTGGTCGGACACGGGATGCGGCGGCCGAGTTCGACGTGGACCTATCTGACCACCGAGTCGGTGTCGAGCTCGGACATCGAATCGTTCGTCCGACGGCTCGGCAAGAAGGGCTGAGCGGGACTACTCCAGGGCCTGGCCGACGACCCCGCGTCGCACGACGTCGATTGCTTTTCCGGCGGTGCGGCGCAAGGCCGGGTCGCCGACGCCTCGCAGCTGATCGAGCAGATCGAGAACCTGTTTGGCCCACCGGACGAAATCGCCGGCCGCCAGATCGCCGCCGGTGAGGACGGCGTCCAGTGACTTACCCGACGCCCACTTGTACATCGGCCAAATGATCCCCTGATCGGGCTCGGCCGTGCGCTCGACCCGAAAATCGGACTCGACGGCTTCGAGGGCGGCCCAGGTACCCAGCAGGCCGTCGACGGCCGAGCTCAGGCGCCGGGTCGGGAACCGTGTCAGCATTCCGGACTCCTCGCGGCGGGCCGAATAGACAAGCGTCGACGCCAAGGCGGCGACCTCCGCCGGTTCGAGATCCTTCCAAAGTCCCGCGCGCAGCGATTCGGCTGTGAGAAGGTCCCGCTCGCCGTAGATCCGGCACAACGCGTCAGCGTGCCCCGGCAGGTAGCCCAGACGTTCCAGCACCCCGCACACCCGGTCGAAGACCTTGGCGATCGAATTGGTCCGCCCCTCGATCTGGCGTACCAGCGCATCCGTTTCCCGACGCAACTTCCACCAGCGCTCAGCCCATCGAGCATGGGTCTCGCGTTCGGAACAGCCATGGCAGGGATGAGAGGCGATCCGCCGGCGCAGCGCTTCGATGGCCTCGTCGTCGGCGGACGACCGCGGCGGCGTCCGTCGACGGTTTCGAAGATCGTGCGGCGTGCGCCGACCTTCACGGAGCGCGCTGCGCAACGATGAAGCCAGATCGCGCCGTGATTTCGGGCTGCGGACGTCGAAATGTTTGGAAACCTTGATTCGGCCGACGGGCTCGACCGGATCGACGGCATCCGTCTCGCGGACGACCCGCAGCTGACCGTCGAGCGTCAACACCGTGGGCATTTGCGCATTGCCGCGCTTACTCACGTGCCCGGGCAGGACGACTACCGAGGGGCCGGCTCTCCGGCCCGTGCCGATGTCGATGATGTCACCGGGCAACAGGTCGAGCAGTGACCGGCGCAGCCGGTGCTTCATGCCGCTGGCGGCCCCCGAGGACGCGCGCTTTTCCAGGTCCGTCAGCTCACGTCGGAGAGCTGCGTACTCGGCGAAGTCGCCGTGGTCGCACTGCTGCGCCCTCGCGTAGCCGTCGAGGGCGCTCTCGTTCTCGCGCACCTTCCGCGCCAGGCCCACGACTCCCTTGTCGGCCTGGAACTGGGCGAACGACGTTTCCAGGATTCCGCGTGCCGCCTCACGGCCCACCTGGGTGACGAGATTGGCGGACATGTTGTAAGTCGGTCGGAAACTCGACCGCAGATAGTAGCTGCGTGCCGAGGCGAGCCCCGCCACGCTCTTCGGGTTCATTCCCGGGCCCCACAGGACGACCGCGTGTCCCTCGACGTCGATGCCCCGGCGTCCGGCGCGCCCGGTCAACTGCGTGAACTCCCCCGGCGTGATGTCGGTATGCGTCTGCCCGTTGAATTTCGAAAGTTTTTCCAATACGACGGTGCGCGCGGGCATGTTGATGCCCAGCGACAGAGTCTCGGTGGCGAACACGGCACGCACCAGCCCGGCGACGAACAGCTCTTCGACGAGCTGTTTGAACGTCGGCAGCATACCGGCGTGGTGCGGGGCCAACCCGGACAGCAGACCGGCCCGGAAGTCGTGGAACCCGAGAACGTCGAGGTCTTCGGCCGGCAGCTCCGCGCACCGCTCGTCAATGGTGTCTTTGATGACGCGTTGCTCCTCCGGCGTCGTCAATGTCACGTGCGCCCGCAAGCATTGCTGAACCGCCGCGTCGCAGCCGGTGCGCGAAAAAATGAACGTAATGGCGGGCAACAGCGCCTCGGAGTCCAGTCGCTTGATGACCGCTGAGCGGCTGGGACGGCGCGTGCGGCCCTGATCGCCGCGCCGCAGGTCATATCGCTCGCGGCGGCTGCGGCGGTGCCCCGGCTGCTGCCTGGGTCTGGTCTCCACGGAAGCCAGCTGCTTCAACTGCGGGTTGACCGAGCCGTCGACAAAGAGATCGTACAGGCGGCTACCGGCCATGACGTGCTGAAACAGCGGCACCGGACGGGCTTCGGTGACGATGACGTCGGTCTCCCCCCGGACCTCGCCCAGCCAGTCGCCGAATTCCTCGGCATTGGACACTGTCGCCGACAACGAGACGGTCTGCACGGACGGCGGCAGGTGGATGATCACTTCTTCCCACACGGGCCCGCGGAATTTATCCGCCAGATAGTGCACCTCGTCGAGGACGACGAAGCCCAGTCCGGACAAGGTGGCCGACGACGCGTACAGTATATTACGCAGCACTTCGGTCGTCATGACGACAATGGGGGCTTCGCCGTTCACGCTCACGTCACCGGTCAGCAGGCCCACGCGGTCGCTGCCGTAGGCGGCGCACAGTTCGCCGTATTTTTGGTTGCTGAGCGCCTTGATGGGAGTCGTGTAAAACGCTTTCCGGCCCGATCCGATCGCCAGGTGGACCGCGAACTCGGCAACGACCGTCTTTCCGGCACCGGTGGGCGCGGCGACGAGTACCGACTTGCCGGCTTCGAGGGACCGGCATGCGTCGATTTGAAAATCGTCCGGTTCAAAGCCGAGCGACCGGCTGAATTTCCCGAACTCCGGTTGCCGTGCGCGGGCCGCCTTCCGTGCGGCGGCGTAGCGCTCCGCGGGAGAACTCATGACTTCAGCCTAGCTGTGGGTCACTCCCGTTTTGCATCCGGATCGTTTCGGCCGGCGTCCGCATCGTCGGCGTCGTACTCGTCAAGATCGTCGTCCGCATCCGGATCGACCCAGGTGCCCTCGGCGATGGCCTTGCGCTTGCGGCGTCTGTCGTTCGCCGCGCAGATCACCCAGGCGATGACGAACAAGACGAGCATGGGGACGGCCAGGAAGAACATGGACACGGCGTCCGGCGTCGGCGTCGCGATGGCCGAGAACAGCAGCGTGAGAATGATGATGATGCGCCAGCCCTTGACGAGCGTCTTCGCGCTGAGGATTCCCACCATGTTCAACGCCACGACAATGACCGGGATGACGAAGGCGATGCCGAACATCAGCACAATCATCATGACGAAGCTCAGGTAGTCCTGAGCGTTGATGATATTGCTGGCGCCCTTCGGGGTGAAGCTCGTCAGGCCCTTGACGGCGTTCGGCAGGGCAAAGAAGGAAGCGACGGAACCCAGCAGGAACAGCGGGATGGCCGCCCCCATGAAGCCGAGCGTGTATCCGCGTTCTTTTTTTGTCAGGCCCGGGGTGACGAACGCCCAGATCTCGTAGATCCACACCGGCGACGACACGATGGCGCCGATGAACAGCGACACCTTCAACTTCATGTCGAAGGCGGCGCCAACGCTTTGGAAGTTGACGTCGGCCGTGTTTCCGCGTGCGGCGGCGACTTCTTGGATGGGTTGCTGAAGTATGTAGAAGACCGGATCGTAGAGAAACCAACCGGCAACTGCCCCGAGGACGACGCCTATCGCGGCGATAATCAGACGGTTCCGCAGCTCGATGATGTGCGCTTTGAGGGGCATCCGCCCGTCGGCATTACGACCGCGGCGCGTCACAGTTCGCGCCACCGCCGGTTAACTGTCCGTGTGGCGAGTTGACGAGGTACTGCCGGAGGACTTCTGGTCCTTGTCGACGATGTTTCCTTCGATGGGCCGTTGCGGCTCCCCCGACTCGGTATCGGAGTCGGACTCGTTGTCGTCATCGTCGCGAAGGCTCTTGACCTCGCTCTTGAAGATCTTCATCGACTTACCGAGATTCTTGGCAAGTCCGGGAAGCTTCGGCGCAGCGAAGATCAACACGATGATGAAGATCACGATGAGGATCTGTGGTCCGTCGAACAGTCTGCCCATGGTGTTGTTCTCCTTTAAACGTTAGCTTTCATTGTACGCCATATGGACGTCGACATCACCCGAGCTCCCG
It encodes the following:
- a CDS encoding twin-arginine translocase TatA/TatE family subunit, whose protein sequence is MGRLFDGPQILIVIFIIVLIFAAPKLPGLAKNLGKSMKIFKSEVKSLRDDDDNESDSDTESGEPQRPIEGNIVDKDQKSSGSTSSTRHTDS
- the tatC gene encoding twin-arginine translocase subunit TatC produces the protein MPLKAHIIELRNRLIIAAIGVVLGAVAGWFLYDPVFYILQQPIQEVAAARGNTADVNFQSVGAAFDMKLKVSLFIGAIVSSPVWIYEIWAFVTPGLTKKERGYTLGFMGAAIPLFLLGSVASFFALPNAVKGLTSFTPKGASNIINAQDYLSFVMMIVLMFGIAFVIPVIVVALNMVGILSAKTLVKGWRIIIILTLLFSAIATPTPDAVSMFFLAVPMLVLFVIAWVICAANDRRRKRKAIAEGTWVDPDADDDLDEYDADDADAGRNDPDAKRE